The genomic region TCGTTGCGCAGTTCTGAACCGTAACCCTCACCCGAGCGCTGGGCCTTGTTGCGCTGGCGCTGTAGAAACAGCATGCCGGCGCAGAACACGAAAATCGTGCCGATCACACCCAGCCACGGCGCCGCCCAGGCGGTGGTGTTGAAGAAGGTGCTGGGGATGATGTTCTGGATTTGCGGCGTGCCGGGCAGGGCGTCCATGGTGAACGAGAATGCGCCGAGGGCAATGGTTGCGGGGATCAGGCGCTTGGGAATATTGCTCTGGCGGAACATCTCGGCGGCAAACGGGTACACCGCAAACACCACCACAAACAGCGATACGCCGCCGTAAGTGAGCAGGGCGCAGACCAGCACGATCACCAGCATCGCCTGGCGAGTGCCGAGCAGACGAATCGCCGCCGCGACGATGGAGCGGGAGAAACCCGACAACTCGATCAGCTTGCCGAACACGGCACCGAGCAGGAACACCGGGAAATACAGTTTGACGAAGCCGACCATTTTTTCCATGAACACCCCGGTGAAGACGGGGGCGACGGCGGAAGGGTCGGTGAACAGGACGGCGCCGAGGGCGGCGATCGGGGCAAAGAGGATAACGCTGTAGCCACGGTAAGCAGCCACCATCAGCAGCGCGAGGGCTGCCAAGGCAATGATCACACTCATGGTGTGTCTCTCCTGGATTGTTATTTTTGTAGGGTGAAGCTTGGTGGGAGGGGCTACTGCGGGTTTCGTGCCAGAAGATAAGTCTTTGAAATTTAAAGAAATTATTTATTGGTGAGAGGGCTGTGCGAGTTTTTGTCTCTGGATTGAGATTTTTGCTGCTGGGCTGATGCTTTCGCGGGCAAGCCTCGCTCCTGCGGGGAATGGGGTTATTGGCTTCAATGCAACACCTGTAGGAGCGAGGCTTGCCCGCGAAGAGGCCCTATCTCCCAATGGAGATCAATGTCTCTTTATTGAGACTCAGCAATCCCCAACGCCACCATCTTCTTGTACAACGTCGAGCGCCCCAGCCCCAACCGCGCCGCCGCTTCGATCACCTTCCCGCCGCATTGCGCGAGGGTAGATTCAATCAACTGCCGATCAAACCGTTCGCGAGCTTCACTGAAGGTTTCATGGGCAATCGGCTCAAGGGGCAGAGGCGCCGCACGCTCCACCGGGGTAAAACTGCCAATCGCCGCGCGGATATCCACCGCGTTCAGCATCAAATCATCACTGAGCAACGCCGCCCGTTCCAGCACGTTGCGCAGTTCACGAATGTTCCCCGGCCAGGCGTGTTGTCCCAACAAATCCAGGGCTTCGCGGTTCAGTTCATGTTGACTGCGCAGTTCCTCAAGGATCGCTTCACTGAGGGCCGGCAAGTCGTCGAGGCGATCACGCAGGGGCGGGACCTGGATCGGCAGCACATTGAGGCGGTAATACAGATCGGCGCGAAACTCGCCGCGTTTGATCGCTGCTACCAGGTCGGTGGAGGTGGCTGCGATCACGCGCACATCACTCTGAATCACTTCGTTGGAGCCCACCGGCTCGAATTCCTTTTCCTGCAGCACCCGCAGCAGTTTGCTTTGCAGCGGCAGCGGCATGTCGCCGATTTCGTCGAGAAACAGCGTGCCGCCCTGGGCGATTTGCAGCTTGCCGGCGCGGCCCTTGCGATCGGCACCGGTGAATGCGCCGGGCGCGGTGCCGAAGAACTCGGCTTCCAGCAGCGATTCGGGAATTGCCGCGCTGTTGATGCTGACGAAGGCTTTATGCGCTCGGGGCGATGCGCCGTGGATCGCCTGGGCCAGCAGCTCCTTGCCGGTGCCGGTTTCACCGAGCAACAACACCGGCGACTCTGCACTGGCGCTGCGTCGGGCGCGGCGTTTGACCTCAAGGCTGGCGGCGCTGGTGCCGATGAAATGGGCGAAGTTGTATTTGGTCTGCCGCGCCCGCAGCAGCGAGCGGGTGGACGCCAGTTCTTCCTGCATGCTCAGGTAGCGCTTGAGCATCGGCGACAAGCTGCGCAATTCGTCGAACAGGGCAAAACCGATGGCGCCGATTACCGTGCCGGCATCGTCGTGAATCGGCAGGCGCATCACCACCAGCGGTTCCTTGGGAGTGTCTTGCATGTCCAGCAGGATCGGTCGTCCGGTGCGCACCACTTCACGCAACAGGCTGCCGGGAATCACGCTTTCACAGGCCCTGCCGATGGCACCGGCAGCTGACTCCAGACCGAACCGCCGGGCATACCGTTCGTTCATCCAGACGATGTTCGCATCGCGGTCGACAATCACCGTGCCTTCGCTCGATTGCTCGATGATCTCGAACAGCGAGCGGATCGCCAGGGTGCGAACGCGCTGGTAGTCCTTGAGGCTTTCGGTGGTGTTCATGGGGGCTGATCCTGGTTAAGTATTGCCTGTGCTGGCCCAATCGCGGGCAAGCCCGCTCCCACAGGATGTGGGGTTGCCGCTGAATGTGGGCACGACATAAGACCTGTGGGAGCCGGGCTTGCCCGCGATGGCCGCGACGCGGCTCATCGGCGTACACGGAATTATGCCCACCCCGGATGCGCCGCCGCCAACAGCTCTTTGGTGTACGGGTGCTGCGGTGATTCGAACACCGTGTGGCTGGCGCCGCTTTCCACCACTTTGCCGTCCTTGATCACGATCATGTCGTGGGCCAGGGCACGCACCACCGCCAGGTCGTGGCTGATGAACAGGTAGGTCAGGCCATATTTCTCCTGAAGCTGGCGGAGCAGGGCGACCACTTGTTTTTGCACCGTGCGATCCAGCGCCGAGGTCGGTTCGTCGAGCAGGATCAACGCCGGTTTCAGCACCAGCGCGCGGGCAATGGCAATACGCTGGCGTTGCCCGCCGGAAAATTCGTGCGGGTAGCGATGACGGCTTTGCGGATCGAGGCCGACTTCTTCCAGCACCCGGATCACCTGGGCTTCGCATTGGGCAGGGGTGGACTGGCTGTGAACCTCAAGGCCTTCACTGATGATCTGCGCCACCGACATTCGTGGGCTGAGGCTGCCGAAGGGGTCCTGGAACACCACCTGCATTTTCTTGCGCCACGGTCGCAGCTGCTTTTGCGTCAGGCTATCCAGCGCCTCACCCTGAAAGCGAATGCTGCCTTCGGAATCGAGCAAGCGCAGGATCGCCTGGCCGAGGGTGGACTTGCCCGACCCGGATTCACCGACAATGCCCAGCGTCTTGCCACGCTGAACGTTCAGGCTGATGCCGTCCACCGCGCGCAGGTAAGTTTTACGTTGGAACAGGCCGCCGCCGATGGTGAACTGCACCTGCAAATTGTCCACTTCCAGCACGTTTTCACGCTCGTCCCGGGGCAGGGCTTCACCTTCCGGCTCGGCGTTCAGCAGCACGCAACTGTAGGGATGCTTCGGCTCGGTGAATAGCGTTTCGCAAGGTGCCTGCTCGACGATTTCCCCGGCGTGCATCACGCACACACGCTGGGCCATGCTGCGCACCAGATTGAGGTCGTGGCTGATCAGCAGCAGCGACATGCCAAGCTGCTGTTGCAGGGATTTGAGCAGCCGCAGGATCTTGCGCTGCACCGTCACATCCAGCGCGGTGGTCGGCTCGTCGGCGATCAGCAATTCCGGTTCGCAGGCCAGGGCCATGGCGATCATCACCCGTTGCCGCTGGCCGCCGGACAGTTGATGGGGGTAGGCCTTGAGCCGCTCTTCGGGCTTCTGGATGCCCACCAATTGCAATAGCTCAAGAATCCGCGCTTGCGCCGCCTTGCCGCCTAACCCTCTGTGCAGCAGCAGGGTTTCGCCGATCTGCTTTTCGATGCTGTGCAGCGGATTGAGGGAGGTCATCGGCTCCTGGAAGATCATCGCGATCCGGTTGCCGCGCAGTTCGCGCAAGGCCTTGGTGTCGGCACCGATCAATTCCTGGCCGCGATAGCGAATGCTGCCGGTGGTTTGCGTGCCGTTTTCGGGCAGCAGTTGCAGGATCGAGTGGGCGGTCACCGACTTGCCGGATCCGGACTCGCCGACCAGCGCCAGGCATTCGCCGGGGCGGATGTCCAGGCACAGATTGCGCACCACGGTCTGGCCACTGAAGGCCACGTTGAGGTCACGGATTTCGATCAGGTTGTCAGTCATATCACCAGTCCGCTTCAAGAACGAGGGTCAAAGGCATCACGCAACGCCTCGCCAATGAACACCAGCAAAGAAAGAATCAGCGCCAGGGTGAAAAACGCCGTCAGCCCCAGCCACGGTGCTTGCAGGTTCTGTTTGCCTTGGCCAATCAGTTCGCCCAGGGACGCACTGCCGGCCGGCATACCGAAACCGAGGAAATCCAGCGCCGTGAGGGTGGAAATCGCCCCGGTCAGGATGAACGGCAGATAACTCAGGGTCGCATTCATCGCATTGGGCAAAATGTGCCGCACGATCACCTTGCGGTCGGTCAGGCCCAGCGCACGGGCGGCCTTGACGTATTCCAGGTTACGTCCGCGCAGGAACTCGGCACGCACCACGTCCACCAGGGCCAGCCAGGAAAACAGCGCCATGATCCCCAGCAGCCACCAGAAATTAGGCTCGACGAAGCCCGACAGGATGATCAGCAGGTACAGCACCGGCAGCCCCGACCAGACTTCCTGCAGGCGCTGACCGATCAGGTCGACCCAGCCGCCGTAATAGCCTTGCAGGGCGCCGGCGGCGATGCCGATCAAGGCGCTGATGAACGTCAGCATCAGCGCAAACAGGATCGACACCCGCGCACCGAAAATCACCCGCGCCAGCACGTCCCGGGCCTGATCGTCGGTGCCCAGCCAGTTGACCTTCGACGGCGGGCTCGGTGCCGGTTGGTTGAGATCGTAATTGGGCGTGTCGTCGCTGAACGGGATCGGCGCAAACAGCATCCAGCCGTCGCCCTTGTGAATCAGCTTCTGCACGTAATCGCTGCGGAAATCGGCCTGAAATGGCAACTGGCCGCCGAACTCTTGCTCTGTGTGGCGTTTGAACGCCGGGAAGTA from Pseudomonas sp. GGS8 harbors:
- a CDS encoding sigma-54-dependent Fis family transcriptional regulator, with amino-acid sequence MNTTESLKDYQRVRTLAIRSLFEIIEQSSEGTVIVDRDANIVWMNERYARRFGLESAAGAIGRACESVIPGSLLREVVRTGRPILLDMQDTPKEPLVVMRLPIHDDAGTVIGAIGFALFDELRSLSPMLKRYLSMQEELASTRSLLRARQTKYNFAHFIGTSAASLEVKRRARRSASAESPVLLLGETGTGKELLAQAIHGASPRAHKAFVSINSAAIPESLLEAEFFGTAPGAFTGADRKGRAGKLQIAQGGTLFLDEIGDMPLPLQSKLLRVLQEKEFEPVGSNEVIQSDVRVIAATSTDLVAAIKRGEFRADLYYRLNVLPIQVPPLRDRLDDLPALSEAILEELRSQHELNREALDLLGQHAWPGNIRELRNVLERAALLSDDLMLNAVDIRAAIGSFTPVERAAPLPLEPIAHETFSEARERFDRQLIESTLAQCGGKVIEAAARLGLGRSTLYKKMVALGIAESQ
- a CDS encoding ABC transporter ATP-binding protein, whose protein sequence is MTDNLIEIRDLNVAFSGQTVVRNLCLDIRPGECLALVGESGSGKSVTAHSILQLLPENGTQTTGSIRYRGQELIGADTKALRELRGNRIAMIFQEPMTSLNPLHSIEKQIGETLLLHRGLGGKAAQARILELLQLVGIQKPEERLKAYPHQLSGGQRQRVMIAMALACEPELLIADEPTTALDVTVQRKILRLLKSLQQQLGMSLLLISHDLNLVRSMAQRVCVMHAGEIVEQAPCETLFTEPKHPYSCVLLNAEPEGEALPRDERENVLEVDNLQVQFTIGGGLFQRKTYLRAVDGISLNVQRGKTLGIVGESGSGKSTLGQAILRLLDSEGSIRFQGEALDSLTQKQLRPWRKKMQVVFQDPFGSLSPRMSVAQIISEGLEVHSQSTPAQCEAQVIRVLEEVGLDPQSRHRYPHEFSGGQRQRIAIARALVLKPALILLDEPTSALDRTVQKQVVALLRQLQEKYGLTYLFISHDLAVVRALAHDMIVIKDGKVVESGASHTVFESPQHPYTKELLAAAHPGWA
- a CDS encoding ABC transporter permease; its protein translation is MFKLSPLGRRRLERFKKNRRGWWSLWLFIGLFLLTLGGELIANDQPLIVSYQGSLYFPAFKRHTEQEFGGQLPFQADFRSDYVQKLIHKGDGWMLFAPIPFSDDTPNYDLNQPAPSPPSKVNWLGTDDQARDVLARVIFGARVSILFALMLTFISALIGIAAGALQGYYGGWVDLIGQRLQEVWSGLPVLYLLIILSGFVEPNFWWLLGIMALFSWLALVDVVRAEFLRGRNLEYVKAARALGLTDRKVIVRHILPNAMNATLSYLPFILTGAISTLTALDFLGFGMPAGSASLGELIGQGKQNLQAPWLGLTAFFTLALILSLLVFIGEALRDAFDPRS